A section of the Pseudanabaena mucicola str. Chao 1806 genome encodes:
- the crcB gene encoding fluoride efflux transporter CrcB, producing the protein MSDIINILMIAAGAVAGALARFYITEWTKAKFSPKFPYATFAINLTGCLAIGFFFTISQGITGYPSELDLLIRIGFLGSYTTFSTYGFDTLTLWRSKQIMTTVFYWLGSVIFGLGAVVLGAAIAKLI; encoded by the coding sequence ATGTCTGACATTATTAATATTCTTATGATTGCCGCAGGGGCAGTGGCTGGAGCGCTGGCTCGGTTTTACATTACAGAATGGACAAAAGCAAAATTTAGTCCTAAATTTCCCTACGCGACCTTTGCCATTAACTTAACTGGATGCTTAGCGATCGGTTTCTTTTTTACCATTTCTCAAGGAATTACTGGATATCCATCGGAACTGGATTTATTAATTAGAATTGGATTTTTAGGTTCCTATACCACATTTTCAACCTATGGTTTTGATACACTCACGTTATGGCGGAGTAAACAAATCATGACAACGGTTTTCTATTGGTTAGGAAGCGTAATATTTGGATTAGGGGCAGTGGTTTTAGGGGCCGCGATCGCAAAGCTTATATAA
- the ftsH gene encoding ATP-dependent zinc metalloprotease FtsH, whose amino-acid sequence MKSSWRTALLWLLPIAIIGFFGWQTLVARPAPSRPTVNAANTRIAYGRFLEYLDEHRVRKVDIFDGGRTAVIVASDPQIEGKEQRARVDLPLYAPELMDKLNEGGVDLAIYPPSNNGAIWNVLSNLVFPVALIAGLFFLFRRSNQMGGPGQAMDFGKSKARFAMDAKTGVMFDDVAGIEEAKEELQEVVTFLKKPERFTAVGAKIPKGVLLIGPPGTGKTLLAKAIAGEAGVPFFSVSGSEFVEMFVGVGASRVRDLFKKAKENAPCIIFIDEIDAVGRQRGAGIGGGNDEREQTLNQILTEMDGFEGNSGVIVIAATNRADVLDSALLRPGRFDRQINVDPPDIKGRLQVLNVHARDKKISPEVSLEAIARRTPGFAGADLANLLNEAAILTARRRKDAMTMSEVDDAVDRIIAGLEGKALVDSRNKRLIAYHEVGHAIVGTLLKDHDPVQKVTLIPRGQAAGLTWFTPDEEQTLISRGQILARITAALGGRAAEEAVFGSAEVTTGAGGDLQQVSGMARQMVTRFGMSNIGQLALEGQSSEVFLGRSMGGQSPYSEDVSAKIDQQVREIVQKCYQTALQIVYENRTAIDRVVDLLVDNETLDGDEFRRIISEYTSVPVKERFVPQI is encoded by the coding sequence ATGAAATCCTCTTGGAGAACTGCACTGCTGTGGTTGCTGCCCATAGCGATAATAGGCTTTTTTGGCTGGCAGACATTAGTTGCTCGTCCTGCTCCTAGCCGTCCGACAGTAAACGCGGCAAATACCCGCATCGCCTACGGAAGATTTCTTGAGTATCTGGATGAACATCGGGTACGCAAGGTAGATATTTTTGATGGTGGTCGCACCGCAGTAATCGTAGCAAGCGATCCCCAAATTGAGGGCAAAGAGCAACGCGCTAGAGTTGACTTACCACTTTATGCCCCAGAGTTGATGGATAAACTCAATGAAGGTGGTGTGGATTTAGCAATTTATCCCCCTAGCAACAATGGCGCAATCTGGAATGTTCTTAGCAATTTAGTTTTCCCCGTTGCTTTAATCGCAGGTTTATTTTTCCTATTCCGTCGCTCCAATCAAATGGGTGGACCTGGACAGGCTATGGATTTTGGTAAATCTAAGGCACGTTTTGCGATGGATGCCAAGACTGGAGTGATGTTTGATGATGTCGCTGGTATCGAAGAAGCTAAGGAAGAACTACAGGAAGTAGTTACTTTCTTGAAAAAGCCTGAACGCTTTACGGCAGTTGGCGCAAAAATTCCTAAGGGTGTTTTGTTGATTGGACCTCCTGGAACTGGTAAGACCTTACTTGCCAAGGCGATCGCTGGTGAAGCTGGTGTACCCTTCTTCTCCGTGTCTGGTTCTGAGTTCGTCGAAATGTTTGTCGGTGTTGGCGCATCTCGTGTCCGCGATTTGTTCAAGAAAGCTAAAGAAAACGCCCCTTGCATTATCTTTATCGATGAAATTGATGCAGTTGGTCGTCAACGTGGCGCTGGTATCGGTGGTGGTAACGATGAACGCGAACAAACCCTTAACCAAATTCTCACTGAGATGGATGGTTTTGAAGGTAATTCTGGTGTGATTGTGATTGCGGCTACTAACCGTGCTGATGTCCTTGACTCCGCATTGTTGCGTCCTGGTCGCTTTGATCGCCAAATCAATGTTGATCCACCTGATATCAAGGGTCGCTTACAAGTATTGAATGTTCATGCTCGCGACAAAAAGATTAGCCCTGAAGTTTCTTTAGAAGCGATCGCCCGTCGTACTCCTGGGTTTGCGGGTGCTGACCTTGCGAATTTACTTAATGAAGCTGCCATTCTCACTGCTCGTCGTCGTAAGGATGCGATGACGATGTCAGAAGTGGATGATGCCGTAGATAGAATCATTGCTGGTCTAGAAGGTAAAGCTCTCGTCGATAGCCGTAACAAGCGTTTGATTGCCTACCACGAAGTTGGTCATGCGATCGTTGGTACATTGCTCAAGGATCATGATCCTGTTCAAAAAGTTACCCTCATTCCTAGAGGTCAAGCGGCAGGTTTAACATGGTTTACTCCTGACGAAGAACAAACTCTGATCTCCCGTGGTCAGATCCTTGCTCGCATCACGGCTGCTCTTGGTGGACGTGCTGCGGAAGAAGCCGTATTCGGTTCGGCTGAAGTAACGACTGGTGCAGGTGGTGACTTGCAACAGGTAAGCGGCATGGCGCGTCAGATGGTGACTCGTTTTGGGATGTCGAATATTGGTCAACTTGCCCTCGAAGGTCAAAGCTCAGAGGTATTCCTCGGACGCAGTATGGGAGGACAGTCTCCCTATTCTGAAGATGTCTCGGCAAAAATCGACCAACAGGTTCGTGAAATCGTGCAGAAATGCTATCAAACTGCTCTGCAAATCGTGTATGAAAATCGTACAGCGATTGATCGTGTTGTTGATTTGCTAGTTGATAACGAAACTCTCGATGGTGATGAGTTCCGCCGCATCATTTCCGAATATACATCTGTTCCTGTCAAAGAAAGATTTGTACCTCAGATCTAA
- a CDS encoding NAD(P)H-quinone oxidoreductase subunit H — protein MVMIETKAERMVINMGPHHPSMHGVLRLIVTLDGENVVDCEPVLGYLHRSMEKIAESRTIIQYLPYVTRWDYLATMFTEAITVNAPEKLANVPVPRRASYIRMIMLELSRIASHLLWLGTFVADIGAQTPFFYVFREREMIYDLFEAATGMRMMHNYFRIGGVAADLPYGWNEKCEDFCNYFLPVIDEYEKLITNNPIFRKRVEGLGTITRDEAISWGLSGPMLRGSGVKLDLRKVDHYELYDELDWNVQWETGGDCLARYLVRVREMRESTKMVLQCLKQIPGGSYENLEAQRVLAGPKSEWNSLDYQFISKKPSPTFKVASGEHYVRVEAPKGELGVYIIGEDSVFPWRFKIRPPGFINLQILPELVRGMKIADIMAILGSVDIIMGEVDR, from the coding sequence ATGGTGATGATTGAAACCAAAGCCGAACGCATGGTCATAAACATGGGACCTCACCACCCATCCATGCACGGCGTACTTAGACTTATCGTCACGCTCGATGGCGAAAACGTAGTCGATTGCGAACCAGTACTAGGGTACTTACATCGATCGATGGAAAAAATCGCCGAAAGTCGCACGATTATTCAATATCTCCCCTACGTGACTCGATGGGATTACCTCGCAACCATGTTCACCGAGGCAATCACCGTCAATGCACCCGAAAAGTTGGCGAATGTACCAGTACCACGACGTGCCAGCTATATCCGCATGATCATGCTGGAATTGAGCCGCATCGCCTCTCACCTCCTGTGGCTCGGCACGTTCGTCGCAGACATCGGTGCACAAACCCCATTTTTCTACGTTTTTCGCGAACGGGAAATGATCTATGACCTGTTTGAGGCAGCGACAGGGATGCGGATGATGCACAACTACTTCCGCATTGGGGGTGTTGCCGCCGACCTACCCTATGGCTGGAACGAAAAATGCGAAGACTTCTGCAACTACTTCCTCCCTGTCATTGACGAATACGAAAAATTAATTACCAATAACCCCATCTTCCGTAAACGGGTTGAAGGCTTAGGTACAATCACCCGTGACGAAGCGATCAGTTGGGGCTTATCAGGACCAATGTTACGTGGTTCAGGCGTAAAGCTAGATTTACGCAAAGTCGATCACTACGAACTCTACGATGAACTCGACTGGAATGTGCAGTGGGAAACTGGCGGCGACTGTCTAGCACGTTACCTCGTGCGGGTTAGAGAAATGCGTGAATCCACAAAGATGGTGCTGCAATGTCTCAAGCAGATTCCAGGCGGATCTTACGAAAATCTAGAAGCACAAAGGGTTCTCGCAGGACCGAAGAGTGAATGGAACTCTCTCGATTATCAGTTCATCAGCAAAAAACCATCTCCTACCTTCAAAGTTGCCTCAGGCGAGCATTATGTGCGTGTTGAAGCACCCAAGGGTGAACTCGGTGTATATATTATTGGCGAAGATAGCGTCTTCCCTTGGCGTTTCAAGATTCGTCCACCTGGATTTATTAATTTGCAAATCTTGCCCGAACTAGTACGGGGCATGAAGATCGCCGACATCATGGCGATTTTAGGAAGTGTGGACATTATTATGGGTGAGGTCGATCGCTAA
- a CDS encoding PilN domain-containing protein, translated as MYTLEINFLNDRAAPEALAVERKPIADSQFLIYGGAVAVVALALVGGAFLFLNSANEGLQQELAKLTATETSLTSKIKSLEDQEKQLQAIQDRTNQILNLFVGNLPVSAVIDDLRRRTPLTVQIKSITQQTAAAAAPQASSQSTITLNGTATNYNELNDYILLLKSSPLLDSDKTKLVSSTLQPATTDKNFTLVDFQILVTTTSKSPAELLAQLQKLGADGLVARVNLLRQKGVIK; from the coding sequence ATGTATACTCTGGAGATTAATTTTTTAAATGATCGTGCTGCACCTGAAGCACTAGCTGTAGAAAGAAAGCCGATCGCTGATTCTCAATTTTTGATTTATGGCGGTGCTGTTGCTGTAGTGGCACTTGCTCTTGTTGGTGGAGCCTTTTTATTTCTTAACTCTGCGAATGAGGGATTGCAGCAGGAACTAGCAAAGTTGACTGCCACAGAGACTTCACTGACCAGCAAGATCAAGTCCTTAGAAGATCAAGAGAAACAACTTCAGGCAATCCAAGATAGAACTAATCAGATTTTAAATCTCTTTGTTGGTAATTTGCCTGTGAGTGCGGTCATTGATGATCTGAGAAGACGTACTCCCCTTACGGTGCAAATTAAATCTATTACTCAACAAACTGCGGCGGCAGCAGCACCTCAAGCATCTAGTCAGTCAACAATAACGCTTAATGGAACAGCTACGAACTATAACGAGTTAAATGACTACATATTACTGCTAAAATCTTCTCCTCTTTTAGATAGTGATAAAACCAAGTTAGTTTCCTCAACCCTTCAGCCAGCTACGACTGATAAGAACTTTACATTAGTTGATTTTCAAATTCTAGTGACCACAACATCTAAAAGTCCAGCAGAATTATTGGCTCAACTACAAAAGTTAGGAGCCGATGGGCTAGTTGCCAGAGTTAATCTATTGAGACAAAAAGGAGTGATTAAATAA
- the ndhI gene encoding NAD(P)H-quinone oxidoreductase subunit I translates to MKFLNKVGEYTKDAVQAAKYIGQGMSVTFDHMRRRPITVQYPYEKLIPSERFRGRIHFEFDKCISCEVCVRVCPINLPVVDWKFNTEIKKKELKSYSIDFGVCIFCGNCVEYCPTNALSMTEEYDLSTFDRHELNFDSVALGRMPTKVTDDPLVNPIRELAYLPKGVIEGHEAPHTAKRAGKRPEEIVEAASEQK, encoded by the coding sequence CTGAAATTTCTGAATAAAGTTGGTGAATACACCAAAGATGCAGTCCAAGCGGCAAAGTATATCGGACAAGGGATGTCGGTAACTTTTGACCATATGCGTCGTCGTCCGATTACGGTGCAGTACCCTTACGAAAAGTTGATTCCTTCTGAGCGCTTTCGTGGACGGATTCACTTTGAGTTTGATAAGTGCATTTCCTGCGAAGTCTGTGTGCGCGTATGTCCGATTAACTTGCCTGTAGTGGATTGGAAATTTAACACTGAAATCAAGAAGAAAGAACTCAAAAGTTACAGTATTGACTTTGGAGTATGTATTTTCTGTGGTAACTGTGTAGAATACTGCCCCACTAACGCTCTATCAATGACCGAAGAGTATGACCTATCAACCTTCGATCGCCATGAATTAAACTTTGATAGCGTCGCCCTTGGACGGATGCCCACCAAGGTAACTGATGATCCTTTGGTTAATCCTATTCGCGAGTTGGCTTACTTGCCTAAGGGTGTCATCGAAGGACATGAAGCTCCCCATACCGCCAAGCGTGCTGGCAAACGCCCTGAAGAAATCGTGGAAGCGGCTTCTGAGCAAAAATAG
- a CDS encoding Uma2 family endonuclease has translation MTAYTINLDPIVKLTREQFYELCAANPELKLERNANGEIVIMSPTGGETSAWNSDLNTDLSIWNRQERLGKVFDSSGGFSLPRGSDRSPDAAWITIEKWNALSPEQRKQFLPLCPDFVIELLSPTDSWIKGLAKMQEYQDNGCRLGWLIDPESKRVAIYRLGQPVEILEAPVSLSGEDVLLGFVLNLENIWSSL, from the coding sequence ATGACTGCTTATACAATCAATCTCGATCCGATTGTGAAACTGACTAGAGAGCAGTTTTACGAACTATGTGCGGCAAATCCCGAACTGAAACTAGAGCGTAATGCAAATGGAGAAATCGTAATTATGTCCCCCACTGGCGGCGAAACTAGTGCTTGGAATTCTGATCTAAATACTGATCTAAGTATCTGGAATCGTCAGGAGCGACTTGGTAAGGTTTTCGATTCTTCTGGGGGATTTTCTTTGCCTAGAGGTAGCGATCGCTCACCTGATGCGGCATGGATAACTATTGAAAAATGGAATGCTCTTAGTCCTGAACAACGCAAGCAGTTTTTGCCACTATGTCCAGACTTTGTGATTGAGCTTTTGTCGCCAACGGATTCATGGATTAAGGGTTTGGCGAAGATGCAGGAATATCAAGATAATGGCTGTCGTCTAGGTTGGCTGATCGATCCTGAAAGTAAGCGTGTGGCGATTTATCGGTTAGGTCAACCTGTAGAAATTCTCGAAGCGCCTGTAAGTTTGTCTGGAGAAGATGTTTTGTTAGGATTTGTACTGAATTTAGAAAATATCTGGTCATCTTTATAA
- the nuoH gene encoding NADH-quinone oxidoreductase subunit NuoH, translating to MYGGIDLQRSLIEILTGLGLPADVAKVIWMLLPMAVMVLGVTVGALVCTWLERKISAAAQQRIGPEYAGPFGLLIPLADVGKLLIKQGTIPAKADPLLYTIGPALVFISVFLCYLVIPFGQNLIISDIGTGVFFIIAISSVAPIGLLMAGYSSNNKYSLLGGLRAAAQSISYEIPLALAVLAIALMTNGLSTIDIVNQQAEYGILSWNIWRQPIGFVIFIIAALAECERLPFDLPEAEEELVAGYQTEYSGIRFAFFYGGSYANLLLAGLLASILYLGGWELPFPIDKISDALGIQANTDWWQVIAAFIGLTSTLVKTYAFIFFAILLRWTVPRVRIDQLLDLGWKFLLPIGLANLLITAALKLAFPFAFGG from the coding sequence ATGTACGGTGGAATTGATTTACAAAGATCTTTAATTGAAATCCTGACAGGGCTGGGCTTACCTGCCGATGTCGCCAAAGTAATTTGGATGTTATTGCCAATGGCAGTAATGGTTTTAGGTGTAACTGTGGGCGCACTCGTCTGCACATGGCTTGAGCGCAAAATCTCCGCCGCAGCCCAACAACGGATTGGTCCTGAATATGCAGGACCTTTTGGATTGCTGATCCCCCTCGCAGATGTGGGCAAGCTGTTAATCAAGCAAGGTACAATCCCCGCTAAAGCCGATCCTCTGCTCTATACGATTGGACCCGCTTTAGTTTTCATCTCCGTCTTTTTATGTTATCTAGTCATCCCCTTTGGTCAGAACTTAATTATTTCTGACATTGGCACAGGCGTATTCTTTATCATTGCCATTTCCAGCGTTGCCCCCATTGGCTTGCTGATGGCAGGTTACTCTTCAAATAACAAGTACTCGCTTCTTGGTGGTTTACGTGCTGCCGCGCAGTCAATCAGTTATGAAATTCCGTTAGCACTGGCTGTATTAGCGATCGCCTTAATGACCAATGGGCTCAGTACCATTGATATCGTTAATCAGCAAGCCGAGTATGGCATTCTGTCATGGAATATTTGGCGGCAACCAATTGGATTTGTGATCTTTATCATTGCTGCTCTTGCAGAATGCGAACGCTTGCCCTTTGACTTGCCAGAAGCCGAAGAGGAACTGGTTGCTGGTTATCAAACCGAATATTCAGGGATCAGATTTGCCTTCTTCTATGGTGGTTCTTATGCCAACCTGTTACTAGCGGGCTTACTTGCTTCCATCCTTTACCTCGGTGGTTGGGAATTGCCTTTCCCCATTGACAAAATTAGCGATGCTTTAGGAATTCAAGCAAATACGGATTGGTGGCAAGTTATCGCTGCTTTCATTGGTTTAACTTCAACCCTTGTCAAAACCTATGCCTTTATCTTCTTTGCAATCCTCTTGCGTTGGACAGTTCCCCGCGTGCGGATCGACCAATTGCTAGATCTAGGTTGGAAATTTCTCTTGCCCATTGGCTTAGCGAATTTACTAATTACCGCAGCATTGAAACTAGCTTTTCCCTTTGCGTTTGGCGGATAG
- the nuoK gene encoding NADH-quinone oxidoreductase subunit NuoK, which produces MTLEPFLIIAAALFCIGIYGLITSRNAVRVLMSVELMLNAVNLNLMAFSNFLDSASIRGQVFTIFVISVAAAEAAVGLAIVLSIYRSRDTVDMEQFNLLRW; this is translated from the coding sequence ATGACTTTAGAACCTTTTTTGATTATTGCGGCAGCTTTGTTCTGCATTGGCATTTATGGCTTAATTACTAGCCGTAACGCAGTGCGTGTACTAATGTCTGTGGAATTAATGCTCAATGCTGTGAATTTAAATTTAATGGCATTTTCTAATTTCTTAGATTCCGCTAGTATTCGTGGTCAAGTATTTACGATTTTCGTAATTTCGGTTGCGGCGGCAGAGGCTGCTGTCGGTCTAGCGATCGTCCTATCGATATATCGCAGTCGCGACACAGTGGATATGGAGCAATTTAACTTGCTACGTTGGTAG
- a CDS encoding NADH-quinone oxidoreductase subunit J has protein sequence MNNIGLSDGSQTVSLVVLAAMLTASAMGVVLLQNIVYAAFLLGACFISVAGLYLLLNADFVAAAQVLIYVGAVNILILFAIMLVNKRQDYQDVKFGAIRSVVTGVVCLGLFALLGVTVTSTKWAITSNIAKLPSTLLVIGQHFFSDYLLPFELASVLLLVALIGAIVLARREFIPDTVKSQADSEESLELLEKPKEQLVSSK, from the coding sequence ATGAACAATATTGGTTTAAGTGATGGTTCGCAAACCGTATCCCTAGTTGTGTTAGCTGCGATGTTAACCGCTTCGGCAATGGGTGTGGTGCTTTTGCAAAATATCGTCTATGCAGCATTTTTGCTTGGAGCCTGTTTCATTAGCGTGGCGGGGTTATATTTGCTACTCAATGCTGACTTTGTGGCGGCAGCACAGGTTTTGATCTATGTTGGTGCGGTCAATATCTTGATTTTGTTTGCGATTATGCTGGTGAATAAGCGTCAAGATTATCAAGATGTGAAATTTGGCGCGATCCGTAGCGTAGTTACAGGTGTGGTTTGTTTAGGGCTGTTTGCCTTGCTAGGTGTAACCGTAACCTCGACAAAGTGGGCAATTACCTCCAATATCGCCAAGCTGCCATCAACCTTGCTGGTTATCGGTCAGCACTTCTTTAGTGATTACCTATTGCCCTTTGAATTAGCATCAGTTTTGTTATTAGTCGCTTTGATTGGGGCGATCGTACTTGCCCGTCGCGAGTTTATTCCTGATACCGTAAAATCTCAAGCAGATTCGGAGGAATCTCTCGAATTGTTAGAAAAGCCCAAAGAGCAACTGGTGTCTTCTAAGTAA
- the pilM gene encoding type IV pilus biogenesis protein PilM yields MFGLKFGKKSKKGIGIEITSEKVNIVQLRRKGQSSYKLVSYGSVELPEGTVEEGRILDPVALGEIIRSLLSEKKIRAKKVATALPGRETVSRLIRLPAEIPDLELREMVLNQEASLYLPFPREDADVDYQKLGTSLDDDGIERIEILMVATPKEVTDSYIQALEIAQLQVDIVEISSFALIRAMHNELSRFSTLAEAVAIVDIEYEATEITVTADGVPQFSRTFPIGTAQIQNAQLRAINLPPRRTTDMEMLSSTVVPVMDAARLASGGNSPGDAAIIRVVSDLSDELSRSIDFFTSQSPGSDVVQLLVTGPGACIGQLNEFFIQKLGINTSVIDPLTTIGISVDEDIPIQDRMAMSVSLGLGLREV; encoded by the coding sequence ATGTTCGGCTTAAAGTTTGGAAAAAAGTCTAAAAAAGGCATCGGAATCGAAATCACTTCCGAGAAAGTTAATATTGTTCAATTGCGTCGCAAGGGGCAATCTTCCTATAAGTTAGTCTCTTATGGCAGTGTTGAACTTCCTGAAGGAACTGTTGAAGAAGGTCGTATTCTCGACCCTGTAGCGCTGGGAGAAATCATTCGCAGTTTGCTCTCAGAGAAAAAGATAAGAGCCAAAAAAGTTGCGACAGCATTACCTGGTCGTGAGACAGTTAGTCGCTTGATTCGGTTGCCTGCAGAAATTCCTGATTTGGAATTACGGGAAATGGTGCTTAATCAAGAGGCTAGTCTGTATTTACCTTTCCCCCGAGAAGATGCAGATGTAGACTATCAAAAGCTAGGTACATCACTAGATGATGATGGGATCGAGCGTATTGAGATTCTAATGGTAGCGACTCCAAAAGAAGTAACTGATAGCTACATTCAGGCTTTAGAGATAGCTCAGCTACAGGTGGACATTGTAGAAATTAGTAGCTTTGCTCTGATTCGAGCCATGCATAATGAGTTATCTAGATTTAGTACCTTGGCAGAAGCTGTAGCGATCGTAGATATTGAATATGAGGCAACAGAAATTACGGTAACAGCTGATGGTGTACCCCAATTTTCACGAACATTTCCCATCGGCACTGCTCAAATTCAAAATGCACAATTAAGAGCTATTAACTTGCCACCACGTCGGACGACAGACATGGAGATGTTGAGTTCGACGGTTGTGCCTGTTATGGATGCAGCCAGATTAGCAAGTGGCGGTAATTCTCCAGGTGATGCAGCAATTATACGGGTTGTTAGCGACCTTTCTGATGAATTGAGCCGTTCAATTGATTTCTTTACTAGTCAGTCTCCTGGCTCCGATGTCGTGCAATTGTTAGTTACTGGTCCTGGAGCTTGTATCGGTCAGTTGAATGAGTTTTTTATTCAAAAACTAGGTATTAACACAAGTGTGATCGATCCTCTCACTACGATTGGTATATCTGTAGATGAGGATATTCCCATCCAAGATCGTATGGCAATGTCTGTCTCTCTAGGTTTAGGTTTGAGGGAGGTTTGA
- the crcB gene encoding fluoride efflux transporter CrcB — protein MNWLQGRFATAIAIGAIFGALSRFYATELAKSIWGREFGFYGTFLINVTGCLVIAYILTLATELIHNISPELRLMTTTGFCGAYTTFSSYELEARDFLEKGNITMLVIYLIGSAIVSMLAIQVGVLLARASNKKFYK, from the coding sequence ATGAATTGGTTGCAGGGACGTTTTGCTACAGCTATAGCGATCGGTGCAATATTTGGTGCTTTAAGCCGTTTTTATGCAACCGAATTGGCTAAATCAATTTGGGGTAGGGAATTTGGATTTTATGGGACTTTCTTAATCAATGTAACGGGTTGTTTGGTTATTGCCTACATCCTGACCTTAGCAACTGAGCTTATTCATAATATTTCTCCAGAGTTACGTCTTATGACAACTACTGGCTTCTGTGGTGCTTATACTACTTTCTCATCCTATGAATTAGAAGCGAGAGATTTTCTCGAAAAAGGGAACATCACAATGTTAGTAATTTATTTAATTGGTAGTGCGATCGTGAGTATGTTAGCCATCCAAGTTGGCGTTTTATTAGCAAGGGCAAGTAACAAAAAATTTTATAAGTAG